In Thalassotalea fonticola, a single genomic region encodes these proteins:
- a CDS encoding sulfatase-like hydrolase/transferase gives MNKFMIPVAVMLFKSVLIILGISILLSPSTLLAKNNVRAPNIVLIVADYMGYSDIEPYGSNDIKTPSLNTLASHGLLFSNHYSAASSCIPSRASLMSGKYPAKVLEGFKLGRGRGLHAKNNNLLNGLITSGYETALIGKWHLGAEKNFRPNDHGFDYFFGFNSWTLGYHTHLTSDGDPGLFRNKEPVIENGYLTDIFTDEAVQFIDKSADDPFFLYLSYNAGLPPYQAPDLPKPEWDSGWDANDASRADYIAMIERMDQGIGKVLSKLSEHEFEENTLVIFTYDHGGRHLVDSGPLFHGFGTLWEGGIRVPLIIRWPNKVKKQGVFNTPTIAMDLTATILDAVQANNAIDSLDGTSLLNIIEESDKFENRNLYWRDGKMKAIRKNNWKYVMDGYSQLLFNLEADISERNNVFHKNPKKVNELRQKLADWENDLDEH, from the coding sequence ATGAACAAATTTATGATACCAGTAGCCGTAATGCTTTTTAAAAGCGTACTTATAATTTTAGGGATATCGATACTTCTATCTCCTTCGACACTTCTGGCAAAAAATAATGTAAGAGCTCCAAATATTGTATTAATTGTTGCTGACTATATGGGGTATTCTGATATAGAGCCCTATGGTTCAAATGACATAAAAACTCCCTCGCTCAATACACTGGCTTCGCATGGGCTTCTATTTTCAAATCATTATTCAGCTGCCTCTTCTTGTATCCCTTCTCGCGCATCTTTAATGAGTGGGAAGTACCCAGCAAAAGTACTAGAAGGCTTTAAACTGGGAAGAGGAAGAGGTTTACACGCAAAAAATAACAATTTACTTAATGGACTAATTACTAGTGGATACGAAACAGCGTTAATCGGCAAGTGGCACCTTGGCGCAGAGAAAAACTTTAGGCCAAATGATCATGGTTTCGATTATTTTTTTGGATTCAATTCGTGGACATTAGGATACCATACTCACCTTACCTCAGATGGTGACCCTGGCCTGTTTAGAAACAAAGAGCCAGTAATTGAAAATGGATACCTGACAGATATTTTTACTGACGAGGCCGTACAGTTCATCGACAAAAGTGCAGATGATCCTTTCTTTCTTTATCTTTCCTATAATGCCGGCTTACCACCTTATCAAGCGCCTGACTTACCAAAGCCTGAGTGGGATTCAGGTTGGGATGCAAATGACGCTAGTAGGGCTGACTATATTGCAATGATAGAAAGGATGGATCAAGGAATAGGAAAGGTGCTAAGTAAACTTAGCGAGCATGAATTTGAAGAAAATACGCTTGTGATTTTCACTTATGATCATGGAGGTCGTCACCTCGTTGACTCGGGACCACTGTTTCATGGCTTCGGAACGTTGTGGGAGGGAGGGATTCGTGTCCCTTTAATAATTCGTTGGCCAAACAAAGTGAAAAAACAAGGTGTGTTTAATACGCCTACAATCGCTATGGACCTTACCGCTACAATACTTGACGCCGTACAAGCCAATAATGCCATTGACTCTTTAGATGGAACAAGTTTATTAAATATTATCGAGGAATCGGATAAATTTGAAAATCGAAATCTATATTGGCGAGATGGAAAAATGAAAGCGATCCGTAAGAATAATTGGAAGTATGTGATGGACGGGTATTCACAATTACTTTTCAATCTAGAAGCTGACATCAGTGAAAGAAACAACGTGTTTCATAAGAATCCCAAAAAAGTTAATGAACTTAGGCAAAAGTTAGCAGACTGGGAGAATGACTTAGATGAACATTAA
- a CDS encoding sulfurtransferase has product MNSPLVSTDWLNSHLECCDLFILDVSMSKVIGKQPIIYEQLFTIPNSYKVSIENDLSDLNSSAIHTFPSGEQVQRLSVQLGFNLQSTLILYDDQGIYSAPRAWWIFISLGFENVFILDGGLPKWIAEGRPIDDKHHLLPQDFGDLNSELDCNTAAITTSDMLLLNIETENSIVIDVRAEQRFLGVVAEPRAGVRSGHIPKSKNLPFGLVLESTQYKAADDLKGLFEKLGCSSDSAIIFSCGSGITACIVLVAAIIADFNNVSLYDGSWAEWGSDESLPISK; this is encoded by the coding sequence ATGAATTCCCCTCTCGTTTCTACAGATTGGCTTAACTCTCATTTGGAGTGCTGCGATCTATTCATCCTTGATGTAAGTATGTCAAAGGTAATTGGTAAGCAGCCAATAATCTATGAGCAGTTGTTTACCATCCCAAATAGCTATAAAGTTAGCATTGAGAATGACTTATCTGATTTAAATTCTAGTGCAATTCATACTTTCCCGTCAGGAGAGCAAGTTCAGAGACTTTCAGTACAACTTGGTTTCAACTTACAAAGCACTTTGATCCTTTACGATGACCAAGGTATTTATTCGGCTCCACGGGCATGGTGGATATTTATATCGTTGGGGTTTGAGAACGTCTTTATTCTTGATGGTGGCTTACCGAAATGGATAGCAGAAGGACGTCCAATAGATGATAAACACCATTTATTACCCCAAGACTTCGGCGATTTAAATAGTGAGCTAGATTGTAATACAGCAGCTATTACCACCAGTGACATGTTGCTCTTGAATATTGAAACAGAAAACTCGATAGTGATTGACGTACGTGCAGAACAAAGGTTTTTAGGTGTCGTAGCTGAACCACGAGCAGGTGTTAGATCTGGTCATATTCCAAAATCAAAAAATTTGCCATTTGGTTTGGTTTTAGAGTCAACTCAGTATAAAGCAGCAGATGATCTTAAAGGTCTCTTTGAGAAACTTGGATGTAGTAGTGACTCTGCTATTATTTTCTCCTGTGGCTCAGGTATTACTGCTTGCATAGTACTCGTTGCGGCGATTATTGCTGATTTTAATAACGTCAGTTTGTACGATGGTTCTTGGGCAGAATGGGGATCAGATGAATCCTTGCCTATTTCAAAATAA
- a CDS encoding protocatechuate 3,4-dioxygenase, with product MAKHNISRRYFLSASAAVASLFSTSLIAKEIQPTAKQQEGPFFPKHKQADKNANMNQVDGNNGHAKGEVITILGRITDTEGSPVVGAIIDIWQADKNGRYLHDDAPKSSPIDPNFQYWAQLKTDSDGTYSVKTIKPGKYPAMGNWVRPPHIHFKIARRGLRELTTQMYFANESLNEIDKLYLETPEKQRASIVVDFKEGKGLFNIILEKV from the coding sequence ATGGCTAAGCACAATATTTCACGTCGATACTTTTTAAGCGCATCAGCAGCCGTGGCGTCATTATTTTCCACGAGCCTAATTGCTAAAGAAATTCAACCTACAGCTAAACAACAAGAGGGGCCTTTCTTTCCCAAGCATAAGCAAGCTGATAAAAATGCAAATATGAATCAAGTTGATGGCAATAACGGGCATGCCAAGGGAGAAGTGATCACTATATTAGGAAGGATCACTGATACTGAAGGTTCACCAGTTGTTGGGGCTATAATTGATATTTGGCAAGCCGATAAAAATGGCAGATACTTGCATGATGACGCTCCTAAGTCCTCGCCGATTGATCCCAATTTTCAGTATTGGGCTCAATTAAAAACCGATTCGGATGGAACGTATAGTGTAAAAACAATTAAACCGGGCAAATACCCCGCAATGGGAAATTGGGTGAGACCACCACATATTCATTTTAAAATTGCGCGTAGGGGATTGAGAGAACTTACCACACAAATGTATTTTGCCAATGAATCTCTAAATGAAATTGACAAGCTCTACTTAGAAACCCCCGAAAAACAACGAGCTTCTATTGTTGTAGATTTCAAAGAAGGCAAAGGGTTATTTAATATTATTTTGGAAAAGGTCTGA